The Starkeya sp. ORNL1 DNA window GAGAAGGACTCCTTCTTCGTTTCCGGCCGCGGCGAACTCCAGCTTGCAGTGCTGATCGAGACCATGCGCCGCGAGGGCTTCGAGATCGCCGTGTCGCGCCCGCGCGTGGTGTTCGCCAAGGACGAGGCGACCGGCGAGGTGCTGGAGCCGATCGAGGAAGTGCTGATCGACGTCGACGAGGAATATTCCGGCACCGTGGTGCAGAAGATGAGCGAGCGCCGGGCCGAGATGGTGGAGATGCGCCCCTCCGGCGGCAATCGCCAGCGCCTCGTGTTCTACGCCCCGACCCGCGGCCTGATCGGCTACCAGTCGGAACTGCTGACCGACACGCGCGGCACCGCCATCATGAACCGGCTGTTCCACGCGTATGCCCCGCACAAGGGCGAGATCGCCGGCCGGGTCAATGGCGTGCTGATCGCCAATGAGGCGGGCGAGGCGGTGGCCTATGCGCTGTGGAACCTCGAGGATCGCGGCCCGATGATGATCGAGCCCGGCTGGAAGGTCTATCAGGGCATGCTGGTGGGGGTGCACACCCGCGACAACGACCTCGAAGTGAATGTGCTGAAGGGCAAGAAGCTCACCAATATCCGCACCACCTCGAAGGACGAGGCGGTGCGACTCACTCCGCCGATCCGCATGACGCTGGAGCGCGCGCTGGCCTGGATCCAGGACGACGAGCTGGTCGAGGTGACGCCGAAGTCGATTCGCCTGCGCAAGCGCCTGCTCGATCCGAACGATCGCAAGCGCGAGGAACGCCGCAAGGAAGCCGAAGGCGTCTGAATTCCGGCGGATCTGCGACCAATCGACTGGGAAACGTCCCGCAACGGGACGTTTCCTAGCGTCCGCCGTGGCCGATCGATCACGCCTGCGCGGGTCGGGCAAATTTCCATTAACTAAGGTCTTGATCCCGGGGTGCGGTTTTGCTCCCATTCAGGAGATGAGCACGCTCCTGATCGAGACTCGCCGGGCTCGCCCGGAAGATGCTGCAGACGTCGCCGCCATCCATGATGCGGCCTGGCGTGGCGCCTATCGCGGCCTTATTCCCGGTGCCGACCTCGAGAAGATGATCAGCCGGCGCGGGCCGCGCTGGTGGCAATCGGCGCTTGGCCGCGGTTCGCGCGTGCTGGTGCTGACCTTTGGCGACGACGTCGCCGGCTACGCCAATTTCGGTCGCAACCGCGCCCGCAGCCTGCCGTTCGAGGGCGAGATCTACGAGCTCTATCTCAAGCCGGAGTATCAGGGCCTCGGCTTTGGCCGCCGGCTGTTCAAGGATGCGCGCAAGGAACTGGCGAGCGCCGGCTTCGAGGGCCTCGCCATCTGGGCGCTGGCGGATAACGACCCGGCCGTCGGCTTCTACCGCGCGCTCGGTGGCCAGGCGGTGGCGCGCTCGTCCGAGACCTTTGGCGGGCGCACCCTGGAGAAGGTCGCCTTCGGCTGGGGCAGCTGAGCGTCCGCCCCGGAAGCGATCGCCAATCGAATGGCCGTCTTCCCCGGGCTTGATCTGGGAGCCCACGACCGTGGGGCGGGCAACCGTGGATAGCGGGGAAAGCCAAGGCTATTGCCTCGGCGGCTCTCAATGGACGGCGACCGAAGGTCGCCTTTGCCTGGCCATGACAGCGGAATTGAAGTCTCCCGGCAGGAGATCACTGCGCCCCTGTTAGGGCTTCCAGCCGCGCGATGATCGCCGCCGGATCGCCTTTCAGCCGAAACGTCTTCAGTCGGCCCGCGGCGCCCTGGGTCAGGGTGACGCTGGAGCCCGGCACGCCGGCAGCCCCGGCCAGCAGCCGGGCAAGTGCGGCATTGGCCTTGCCATCCTCGGCAGCGACGGCGATGCGTGCCTTGAGCACCGCGCGCCCATCAGACAACCGCACGACGCCGTCTATGGCGTCGCGCCCGCCGCGTGGCGTGGCCCGAACACTCACCGCCACCCCGTCGGGCAGCACCGACCAGGGCAAGCCATCAAAGGCCGAGGCGTTGCCACTCAGGTGAACATCTCGAAGACGAGGTTGCGGATGAAATAAAGGCCGATGATGAGGAGTACCGGCGAGATGTCGATGCCGCCAAGATTGGGCAGCAGCCGGCGGATTGGCGCCAGCACCGGCTCGGTGACCCGCCAGAGGAACTCGCCGACGTTGCGCACGAACGGATTCTGTGGATTGACCACGTTGAACGCCACCAGCCAGGACAGCACCGCCGAGGCGATCAAAATCCAGACGTAGAGGGTGATGAGCGTGTCGAACAGCCAGAGAAGCGAGTACATCGGTAGCCTCGACGGGGAGCGGCGGGTGGCCGGATAACGAGGATGCTTAAAGGCCGCGCCGCATCGCGGCAACCCCGATTTGCGCCGCAGCTTACCGGTTGTGATGCTGTTTTGGCGAGGCGTCGCGCGCCAGCTTCTTGACACGGCGCACGGGCCAACCGTACAAGGCGCCACCCGACGCGCGGGGCCGTAGCTCAGTTGGGAGAGCGCTGCAATCGCACTGCAGAGGTCAGGGGTTCAAATCCCCTCGGCTCCACCAGCGTTATTAATGATTCCCACGATCTTGCGAACGATTGACGGCGCGCGGGTAAGCAATGGATGAGCGCGCCGATTGATTTCGTGCTTGGGCATCGAGCGTTGCTGCGCGCAGCATCAGGCCCGGTCGCGACGCTCGATGCGCTGACTACGCCTGCGTAATCACCAGATCGACATGTCGGCCTCCGCTTCGGCCTCCTCTTTCGTCATCTCGCGCTTCGAGTACTCCCATTTGCCGTCGGGTCGCATCCGCCGCCAGACATATTGGGAGCGCCCACCCTCGATGGTCTTGACGCTCCATCGTTCCTGACGCCTGTGCCAAATGGTGGGGTCGTGCGGGGTCGGGTTGATCTCTTGCTCGGCATTCAGGAAGACGTGCCAAAAAGCATCCACGGTGTCGCGAGCCGCCTCATAGGCGCGCACGAGCGGCAGGGCCAAAAGCGACAGAAGCGACAGCGCAGTGTGCATCCCGCAACGGAACACACGCATAACGATCAGTCAATCTAGAATCGCTTTCGAAATATAATCGAAGCATCGATGTTGTGGTTCAGCAGTCGGTCGCTGCGGTTGGGGGGTGGAGAGAGAGTGACTGCCCCGCTCTAGGTTGAGCGCCCGACTGCCTTAGTCATCGATTTCGACGGGGTTGACGGTCGTTGAGGGCAGAACTACTGCCGCCAATGGCTAGATGAGCACCATCTGCACCTGAGGCTGTGGCGCAAAAATAACACACCCGAACTAGTTTGCGCGCGCTTTCGAAACGTTCTCTCGACTCCATGCACGCAATGCGAGAAAAATGCTGCACTGCAAGGGGGCAGATGAATAATGTTGCGATCATTGCGGCTCCGCGGGTGCGTTCCGGACGCGCCACCACAGCGTTCTGTACCCTGTCACTCAAGAGTCGCGGCGAGACCGAGGTTCAACACCCTAGCAGAAATGCCGTCGGTCATCCCGGCGGCAGGCTGGCCGTATCTCAATAGTGTTTAGCGCTTCGTGAAATATCTCTCCCGGGTATAAGCACAACTTCACTCGCGCAGCATTACTCATACTTTTTTCTTTAGGGATATGCGCAATGGCCGACGCTCTTATCGGATTTACCGGGTTTGTCGGACAGAATATCTGCCGCTTGCATGAATTTGAGGCGCAGTTCAATTCCAGAAATATCTCCGAGGTCCGTGGCGGTTCCTACGAAGTCATCGTGTGCGCTGCAGCGCCGGCGACAATGTGGGCTGCCAATAAGGATCCGGATGGAGACCTGAGGAATATCCGCGAACTCGTTGGTCATCTGGAGCATGTGACTGCGGAACGCTTCGTTCTGATCTCGACCGTTGCGGTGCTTGATGGCGCCGATGCTGGCCTAGACGAGACCACGAGTCGGTTCGAAACTGCAAAAGCGTACGGTCGCAATCGCCGCTTCCTGGAAGAAGCATGTGCAAGCCGCTTTTCCAAATCCCACATCCTGCGGCTTCCGGCTCTCTTTGGTCGCGGTCTGAAGAAGAATTTTCTGTTCGATATTCTCAATCCGATTCCGTCGTTTCTCGCGAGTGACAAATACGCTGAACTTCTTCAAAAAATGTCGCCTCGAGCAACCAGTATTATGCAGGGCATATATCGCTTCGCAGACGATTTTGGAATGTATCGGTGTGAACGTCACCTGCTAAATCGCAATCAACGTTCGATCCTAACGGAGGCTATGTTCGAGATCGACTTTACAGCTCTAAACTTCACTAATGCCGACAGTACGTTTCAGTATTATGGACTTTCCAGTCTCTGGTCGGATATCGTTCGAGCGATCGAGCACGATCTACCCGTCATGCATTTGGCTCCGGCGCCCCTTTGCGCAAATGAAATCTACGCTGCCTTGACTGGTCGAGTATTGGAATCGCGAGCCGCGCCGCTTTATCGCGAAGATATGCACACGCAATTTGCAGGACTCTGGGACAATCAGCACCCATATACTCAAGGAAAAGCCGACGTTCTCGCGGGCCTTAAGATCTTTTTCAATGAGGCGTCACAGCAATGATATTCGCAGCCTCCAACATTGCCTGGTCCTACGCGGATCGTCTCTCGGCCTACGATATATTGCGCGATAGCGGGATCACGGGACTGGAGATCGCCCCTGGTCTCCTGTTCGAGGGGGAAGCCGACCCATTCGAGCCCTCAGTCGGTGCAGTGCGTGCGCGCATCGCTGAGCTCGATCGTGCGGGACTTAAGCTGGTCTCCATGCAGTCGTTGCTCTTCGGTGTCGAAGGCGCCGAACTTTTTGGCTCGCCTGATGCAGTCGAGCGAATGGCACATGCGCTCAGACGCGCCATTGCGCTGGCAGCCCGTATCGGTATCGCGAACCTGGTGTTTGGATCTCCCCGCCAGCGGATCGTACCGCTGGGGATGACGCAAGCCGATGCCCTATCCCGAGTTCGAGCTGTTTTTGCGCCTCTTGGTGACCTCGCCGCAGCAAATGGGACCGTCATCGCCATGGAGCCCAATCCGGCGGAATACGGCACCAATTTCATGACAAATTTCCTGGAGGCACTTGAGATAGTGGAGGCTGTTGCACATCCGGCGGTCACGCTAAACTTTGACACCGGCGCGTTGCACATGACCAACGAATTCGCGCACGTATCGCAATATCTGGTTGAAGCGCGCGATCATATTTCTCACGTCCATGTCAGCAGTGCTTTTCTCGGCCCGGCTCCAGCGGTCGCCAGTGAGGCTGCCACGCTCATCAGCGCTCTCGTTCGCATCGGGTACGAACGTGCTGTCTCCATTGAAATGAAGGCGAACACAGAAGGCGGTCTCGAAGCCCTTGCCGCCTGCGTTGGTCGACTTCGTGATGGTGCCGATCAGGCTGGGATAGTCCTACAATGACAAACTCAGCGATTTTGCCGGTACGGCGGGAAGATGTTTTCGTTTCGCTTTGCTTTCCCGAGGCTCCCTCAACGCCAGAAGACGTTGACATCATCGCCGCTGCGACGCGGATGATCGCAGAGACATTTCGATATTTCGAAGTGTTGATTATTGCTCGAATTGATCAGGATGCCGACGGCCTGCTCCGGCGATGCTTGCAGAAGTGTCCGAATTCACGTGTCATCAAGGTGCGTGGCTCCTCGCTGCACTATTCGCGCCGTGTCGTGGCGGCGAGCGAAGCCATCGGCGACGTCGTGGTCATCACCTCGCTCAGCGAAGTTGCCAGCCTTGACATGACTGTTCTCATTGCGACGGCGATCGAACGTAACGCTGTGACTGTCTTTACCCAGCAGAGTCGGAGCTGGACCACCCCGATACTGGCGCTGCTGGGAGCAGCAAGCCGCTTCCGCATCTCGGCCAACGATATGCGCACCATCGCCCTGCCGCGAGCCTGGCTCAATCGGCTCCTGGCGCACCCGCAGCACAACCTGGCGCTTCGCTTTCCACCGCTCGGGGAAGGCTTTCCGATTCATCACATGCCGGCTGGCAGTCTGCCTCCACTCAAGACAATCGATTCCGCGCGAGGGCGGCGTATAGGGTTGCTTTATCAACTATCAGTCAACGCCGCGCCGGTCGTTCTCATCGGCGTCGGAGTGCTGTCGGCGACAGTGGTCATGGGTGCTCTGCTCTATATGGCCTATGCTGTGGGAGCGTTGTTTCTTGTTGCCAATTTGCAGGCTGGCTGGTTCACCACGTCTATCGTTCAGGCATGCACCGTCTGCTACCTTGGTCTCGCAATACTGGGGCTTTCCATGGGGCTGCAGAAGCTCCTGGAGTATTTGGCGCCCCGGACACACGAGACGATCATGGAGGAGATGAGCAACGCAGATCTCTTCGCCGACGTCCAGGACTTGAACATTTCGGTCGATGTCGAGCGCTCGCATCGGTTACCGGGTGGCACTCTCGACGATCCGGATCGAGCGTCGCTCAAGGCGTATCCTGTTCAATGACGCCCCGCCACACCCCGCCAGCCTATGATTTTACTGTGATTGGCGGCGGCTTTTATGGTTGCTGCCTGGCGCTATTTTTACGTTCCATCAGCGCGCGCGTTTTGCTGGTCGAAAGTGGCGATGCGTTCCTTACGCGGGCATCTCGCGTAAATCAGGCACGTGTTCACACCGGCTTCCACTATCCGCGTAGCTTCATCACGGCAGCCCGCTCTGCCGCACTGAGCGACCATTTCGCCCATGATTTTCCTGAAGCAATCGTTGACGACTTCAAGATGCTCTACGCAATCGCCCGGCGGCGTTCGAAGATCTCAGTCGGGCGCTTCCACAAAATGTTTGCGGAGATGCGAGCGCCCATACGGAATGCCAGAGATGCTGAGACCGCTTTATTCAGTCGCGAGATGATTGAGGGCGTGTTTGAGTGCCGAGAATACGCCTTCGATTATTCGGTGCTGCGAAAACTTTTGACAGAGCGCATCCATCGCAACGGAATTGCGATACGGTTGGAGACGGAGGTCGAGGATGTGGAGGATCTCCCGGACGAAGTCGTCTTGACGCTGTCGAATGGTGAGACGGTGCGCTCATCCCACGTATTCAACGTTACCTATTCCCAGATCAACCAAGTGTTGCGTTCGGCGGGACTGCCGGAAGCCCCGATGAAGCACGAACTGGCCGAAATCGCATTGGTAGAACCTCCTGCGGAGTTGGATGGGTATGGCATCACTGTAATGGACGGGCCGTTCTTCTCGACGATGCCTTATCCTGCGGAGAAGCTCTATTCGCTGACCCACGTACGTTACACGCCACATCATAGCTGGCTTGATGAAAGTGTTCGCCAGTCAGCCTATGCCATAGGCAAGACGCTGACGCCTGAAAGTCACGCGCGTCATATGATTCTGGACGCCCAACGCTATCTGCCCTGCCTGCAAGAGGCGCGACATGTGAGATCGCTTTATGAAGTGAAATCGGTGTTGCTTAGGAACGAACGGGACGACGGAAGGCCAATCCTGTTCCAGCGCAAACCCAGTACGTCGCGTATTACGTCGGTAATGGGCGGTAAGATTGACAATATATATGATCTATTCATTTTGCTGAAGCGCGAAGGACCGGAGTGGGCCGGCGCGCATGACCACTATGTGCGAGGAATTACTACGGCAACGGAGGCAATATGAAAGTCCGCGCGTTGCTATCTACAAATATGTTCCGCTTTCTGGTCGTTGTCGTCTTCGGGCTTTGCATGGACCTCTCCGTGGCGTGGAGTCTTGCCAATTTCGCGGGAATTCCACTCGTTTATGCGGCCACGGGAGGATTTTTGCTGGCAGCTCTTTTCAATTATGTTCTGAATGAGTTGTGGACATTTGCGGACGAGAATTGCCATCTCTCGTTCAAGCGTGCGCTTCTCTACGTTCTACCAATGCTCGTCACGTTGAGCTCCCGCCTCCTTCTCGTTTTTCTGCTGTCTCCGTACGGGACCGGGCGTGTCTCGAGTCTCGCTATCCTGATTGCAGCCGCCAGCCTGTCTTTTGTTGTCAACTATTGCCTTAGCCGCTTCGTCGTTTATCGCCGCACGATCGGGCCCACAGGCTCGTATGCCACCTCTCAGCAGTGACATGAGGCGCGTCACCCGATCATGCCCCAGGCCAATCGAGTGGGCGTCAGTGCATCAGACCACGTGGGATCAGACGGGTTCAAGCCGTTCACCAAAGGACCAGCACAATGGGCACGACAACCTGGGACGTCCCGGCCTTCCAAGCCAGCGTCTATGCCCCTCGCAACCATGACTGCGTGCTGGTCATACCCGTTATAAATGAAGGCGAGCGGATACGCGCTCAGCTGTTGCGCGTGCAGGCGGCACAATTGCCCGTTGACGTGATCGTGGCCGATGGAGGCTCAACGGACGGCTCGCTCGCGGCGGATTTTGTTGCAGCCGCCGGGGTGCGCGCCGTACTGACAAAAACCGGCTCAGGACGCCTTTCTGCACAGCTCCGCTGCGGTTACTCGTGGGCGTTGGACGAAGGCTATGAGGGCATCGTCACTATTGACGGCAACGGCAAAGACAATGTGGAAGCGGTTGCGCATTTCGTAGAAAAGCTACGCGAGGGCTATGACTATGTGCAGGGCTCGCGATACCGCAAAGGCGGCAAAGCCGAGAACACGCCGCTCGAACGGACCATCGGCAATCGCCTGATCCATGCGCCGCTGATGAGTCTCTCGGGGCGACGCTGGTTCACAGACACAACCAACGGCTACCGAGGCTACTCGCGTCGGTACTTGGTAGACCTTCGTGTGCAGCCATTCCGATCGATCTTCGTGAACTACGAACTGCTTTTCTACCTGACCGTTCGGGCGGGCCAGCTGGGATATCGCGTCGAGGAAATTCCGGTTCGGCGCACTTATCCAATCGGTGAGCCAACGCCAACCAAAATCACGGGAACTGGCGCAAAATTCGCAGTTCTCGCTCAGGCAATAAATGCTGCCTTAGGCCGCTATGCTCCAGACGGTGGCCGCTCATGAACCCACCCATAATCTCTCGTGTAGATCGTCGCCACCTGGCCACCCTGGCCTCGATTTTGGCATTAGGAGGTCTTGCCGTCCTGATCTGGATGTTCAGCCGGCGATCGTTGTGGATCGATGAGGCGATGG harbors:
- a CDS encoding GNAT family N-acetyltransferase is translated as MSTLLIETRRARPEDAADVAAIHDAAWRGAYRGLIPGADLEKMISRRGPRWWQSALGRGSRVLVLTFGDDVAGYANFGRNRARSLPFEGEIYELYLKPEYQGLGFGRRLFKDARKELASAGFEGLAIWALADNDPAVGFYRALGGQAVARSSETFGGRTLEKVAFGWGS
- a CDS encoding DUF167 family protein, with the translated sequence MPWSVLPDGVAVSVRATPRGGRDAIDGVVRLSDGRAVLKARIAVAAEDGKANAALARLLAGAAGVPGSSVTLTQGAAGRLKTFRLKGDPAAIIARLEALTGAQ
- a CDS encoding YggT family protein, yielding MYSLLWLFDTLITLYVWILIASAVLSWLVAFNVVNPQNPFVRNVGEFLWRVTEPVLAPIRRLLPNLGGIDISPVLLIIGLYFIRNLVFEMFT
- a CDS encoding sugar nucleotide-binding protein, with protein sequence MADALIGFTGFVGQNICRLHEFEAQFNSRNISEVRGGSYEVIVCAAAPATMWAANKDPDGDLRNIRELVGHLEHVTAERFVLISTVAVLDGADAGLDETTSRFETAKAYGRNRRFLEEACASRFSKSHILRLPALFGRGLKKNFLFDILNPIPSFLASDKYAELLQKMSPRATSIMQGIYRFADDFGMYRCERHLLNRNQRSILTEAMFEIDFTALNFTNADSTFQYYGLSSLWSDIVRAIEHDLPVMHLAPAPLCANEIYAALTGRVLESRAAPLYREDMHTQFAGLWDNQHPYTQGKADVLAGLKIFFNEASQQ
- a CDS encoding TIM barrel protein, with amino-acid sequence MIFAASNIAWSYADRLSAYDILRDSGITGLEIAPGLLFEGEADPFEPSVGAVRARIAELDRAGLKLVSMQSLLFGVEGAELFGSPDAVERMAHALRRAIALAARIGIANLVFGSPRQRIVPLGMTQADALSRVRAVFAPLGDLAAANGTVIAMEPNPAEYGTNFMTNFLEALEIVEAVAHPAVTLNFDTGALHMTNEFAHVSQYLVEARDHISHVHVSSAFLGPAPAVASEAATLISALVRIGYERAVSIEMKANTEGGLEALAACVGRLRDGADQAGIVLQ
- a CDS encoding FAD-binding oxidoreductase; the protein is MTPRHTPPAYDFTVIGGGFYGCCLALFLRSISARVLLVESGDAFLTRASRVNQARVHTGFHYPRSFITAARSAALSDHFAHDFPEAIVDDFKMLYAIARRRSKISVGRFHKMFAEMRAPIRNARDAETALFSREMIEGVFECREYAFDYSVLRKLLTERIHRNGIAIRLETEVEDVEDLPDEVVLTLSNGETVRSSHVFNVTYSQINQVLRSAGLPEAPMKHELAEIALVEPPAELDGYGITVMDGPFFSTMPYPAEKLYSLTHVRYTPHHSWLDESVRQSAYAIGKTLTPESHARHMILDAQRYLPCLQEARHVRSLYEVKSVLLRNERDDGRPILFQRKPSTSRITSVMGGKIDNIYDLFILLKREGPEWAGAHDHYVRGITTATEAI
- a CDS encoding GtrA family protein → MKVRALLSTNMFRFLVVVVFGLCMDLSVAWSLANFAGIPLVYAATGGFLLAALFNYVLNELWTFADENCHLSFKRALLYVLPMLVTLSSRLLLVFLLSPYGTGRVSSLAILIAAASLSFVVNYCLSRFVVYRRTIGPTGSYATSQQ
- a CDS encoding glycosyltransferase family 2 protein, with product MGTTTWDVPAFQASVYAPRNHDCVLVIPVINEGERIRAQLLRVQAAQLPVDVIVADGGSTDGSLAADFVAAAGVRAVLTKTGSGRLSAQLRCGYSWALDEGYEGIVTIDGNGKDNVEAVAHFVEKLREGYDYVQGSRYRKGGKAENTPLERTIGNRLIHAPLMSLSGRRWFTDTTNGYRGYSRRYLVDLRVQPFRSIFVNYELLFYLTVRAGQLGYRVEEIPVRRTYPIGEPTPTKITGTGAKFAVLAQAINAALGRYAPDGGRS